A single region of the Pseudomonas sp. B21-023 genome encodes:
- a CDS encoding YebG family protein yields the protein MAVEVVYRSSRDPERLFMDKAEADRHDKMLELAERLAEVLHKAVPSMSEQQVEEAGIYMAKNRDVFARAFKSQPDALAELLEGGAVE from the coding sequence ATGGCCGTCGAAGTGGTGTACCGCAGCAGCCGCGACCCGGAGCGCTTGTTCATGGATAAGGCCGAAGCAGACCGTCACGACAAGATGCTCGAGCTGGCCGAACGCCTGGCCGAGGTACTGCACAAGGCCGTGCCTTCGATGAGCGAGCAGCAGGTAGAGGAAGCCGGCATCTACATGGCGAAGAACCGCGATGTGTTCGCCCGAGCGTTCAAGAGCCAGCCCGATGCGCTGGCGGAGCTGCTCGAAGGCGGCGCGGTGGAATGA
- a CDS encoding Glu/Leu/Phe/Val dehydrogenase dimerization domain-containing protein — protein MFALMQSTRTQSLHLFIDPPTGLKAVVAIHSEQLGPAMGGCRYLPYADDESAMTDAIRLAQGMSYKAALAGLPMGGGKAVIVRNPHVENRAALFEAFGRFVDTLQGRFITAVDSGTSTLDMDCIAQATPYVTSTTASGDPSPHAAMGVFAGIRATSMARLGSDNLEGLRVAVQGLGNVGYALAEQLNAAGAELLVSDLDAGKVRLAVEQLNAHPVAHEALISTPCDIFAPCGVGPVLNGQSVMQLRCAAVAGSANNQLTTLQVADQLENRGILYAPDYVINAGGLIYVALTHRGEGLGTITAHLARIPSRLTEVFAHAQAEKRSPARVAQMLAERLLYG, from the coding sequence ATGTTCGCGCTCATGCAAAGCACTCGCACGCAGTCACTGCACTTGTTCATCGACCCGCCTACGGGGTTGAAGGCCGTGGTGGCGATTCACAGCGAACAACTGGGTCCGGCCATGGGCGGTTGTCGCTACCTGCCCTATGCCGACGACGAAAGCGCCATGACCGATGCCATCCGTCTGGCCCAGGGCATGAGTTACAAGGCGGCCCTGGCCGGGTTGCCGATGGGCGGCGGCAAGGCGGTGATCGTGCGTAACCCGCATGTGGAGAACCGTGCAGCGCTGTTCGAGGCGTTCGGGCGCTTCGTCGACACCCTTCAGGGCCGCTTCATCACGGCGGTGGACAGTGGCACCTCGACCCTCGACATGGACTGCATCGCCCAGGCCACTCCCTACGTCACCAGCACCACCGCCTCGGGCGATCCATCGCCACATGCGGCGATGGGCGTGTTCGCCGGCATCCGCGCCACCTCCATGGCCAGGTTGGGCAGTGACAACCTGGAGGGATTGCGAGTGGCGGTGCAAGGGTTGGGCAACGTTGGCTATGCGCTGGCCGAGCAACTGAATGCGGCCGGCGCCGAGCTGCTGGTCAGCGACCTGGATGCCGGCAAGGTGCGCCTGGCGGTGGAGCAGCTCAATGCCCACCCGGTGGCCCATGAAGCCTTGATCAGCACGCCGTGCGACATCTTTGCGCCGTGTGGCGTTGGGCCGGTGCTGAACGGGCAGAGCGTGATGCAACTGCGCTGCGCGGCGGTGGCGGGGTCGGCGAACAACCAGCTGACCACCTTGCAGGTGGCCGACCAGCTGGAGAACCGGGGAATCCTGTATGCGCCGGACTATGTGATCAATGCCGGTGGGCTGATCTATGTGGCCCTGACCCATCGGGGCGAGGGGCTGGGGACCATTACCGCGCACCTGGCGCGGATACCTTCGCGGCTGACCGAAGTGTTCGCCCATGCCCAGGCGGAGAAACGTTCGCCGGCACGGGTGGCGCAGATGCTGGCGGAAAGATTGTTGTACGGCTGA